One genomic region from Pogoniulus pusillus isolate bPogPus1 chromosome 40, bPogPus1.pri, whole genome shotgun sequence encodes:
- the LOC135191869 gene encoding feather keratin Cos2-3-like yields the protein MSCYSPCLPCRPCGPTPLANSCTEACVRRCQSSTVVIQPPAVLVTLPGPILSSFPQNTVVGSSTSAAVGSILSSDGVPISSGCCDLSGIASRSYGRRYLR from the coding sequence ATGTCCTGCTACAGCCCGTGCCTGCCCTGCCGGCCCTGCGGCCCAACCCCGCTGGCCAACAGCTGCACTGAGGCCTGTGTCAGGCGGTGCCAGAGCTCCACCGTTgtcatccagcctcctgctgtgctggtgaCCCTGCCCGgccccatcctcagctccttcccgCAGAACAccgttgtgggctcctccaccTCCGCTGCCGTTGGCAGCATCCTCAGCTCTGATGGAGTGCCcatcagctctggctgctgtgaCCTCTCTGGCATTGCCAGCCGCTCCTATGGCAGAAGGTACCTGCgctga
- the LOC135191828 gene encoding feather keratin Cos2-3-like, whose protein sequence is MSCYSPCLPCRPCGPTPLANSCTEACVRRCQSSTVVIQPPAVLVTLPGPILSSFPQNTVVGSSTSAAVGSILSSDGVPISSGCCDLSGIASRSYGRRYLC, encoded by the coding sequence ATGTCCTGCTACAGCCCGTGCCTGCCCTGCCGGCCCTGCGGCCCAACCCCGCTGGCCAACAGCTGCACTGAGGCCTGTGTCAGGCGGTGCCAGAGCTCCACCGTTgtcatccagcctcctgctgtgctggtgaCCCTGCCCGgccccatcctcagctccttcccgCAGAACAccgttgtgggctcctccaccTCCGCTGCCGTTGGCAGCATCCTCAGCTCTGATGGAGTGCCcatcagctctggctgctgtgaCCTCTCTGGCATTGCCAGCCGCTCCTATGGCAGAAGGTACCTGtgctga
- the LOC135191708 gene encoding LOW QUALITY PROTEIN: uncharacterized protein LOC135191708 (The sequence of the model RefSeq protein was modified relative to this genomic sequence to represent the inferred CDS: inserted 2 bases in 2 codons) encodes MATAERLFCLLEAHGARPSVEGLGWAQGGTAKSGKGKAFICAVLGVCYAASRDEKQSQNGRENKIISSLQKLVDSLQGHIVTLKDEVADFKDRLKTEQKWQNWFLKKEEWQAEPASTYPQAELAAAEEAAAHMRPLIKTEMLYEDEDGTPAITTKEIPFSSTELAKLRKEFTRSAGESEVEYVWRVCKTGGDQIRLTEAEATGYWGANVFLTTGNRSGPWSLTQRATFWAGGFDSKERGEPLVLRGGMNQTMENVQKXACLQVVYDRELKHHFASPLSLLVDPKRMTPLXRGLPDSLKMKGIRLQKEIADTPLTSRIQAALRENLTPGRRQPDCRQRTWEEVARELLGYARQYGVPEEVHMPEPRGLRRVKINRPPPSPDPRSQMLRIPRRHSSGGREHLNIRQYWWWVGRKKGIPKEVIAGLFTWQLEMVVKHWPEPTLDKRTGVPHRN; translated from the exons ATGGCCACGGCGGAGaggcttttctgtttgttggAAGCTCACGGAGCTCGCCCGTCTGtggaagggctgggctgggccc aaggaggcacGGCCAAGTCGGGAAAGGGCAAAGCcttcatctgtgcagttttgggtgtGTGTTACGCCGCTTCgagagatgaaaagcaaagccaaaacggacgagagaataaaatcatttcctccttgcagaAGCTGGTAGATTCCCTGCAAGGGCATATAGTAACTTTAAAGGATGAAGTGGCAGATTTTAAGGATAGattaaaaacagagcagaagtggcaaaattggtttttgaagaaggaagaatggcaggcagagcctgcctccacataccctcaggcagagctggcagcagcagaggaagctgcggcTCACATGCGTCCTCTCATTAAAACCGAGATGCtgtatgaggatgaggatggcacCCCTGCCATCACAACCAAAGAGATacccttttcttccactgagctggccaaacTGCGTAAAGAGTTTACACGTTCTGCTGGGGAGTCTGAGGTGGAATATGTATGGCGTGTTTGTAAAACTGGAGGTGATCAAATTAGgttgacagaggctgaagctacaGGCTATTGGGGTGCTAATGTGTTCCTAACTACGGGAAATAGGAgtggtccctggagccttactCAGCGAGCAACTTTCTGGGCTGGGGGCTTTGAttcaaaagagagaggagagcctctagTTCTGAGGGGAGGCATGAATCAGACAATGGAAAAtgtgcaga cagcttgtTTGCAAGTGGTCTATGATCGAGAACTGAAACATCATTTTGCATCACCCCTTTCTCTCTTGGTGGACCCAAAGCGAATGACTCCTT GTCGGGGGCTTCCTGACTCCCTTAAGATGAAAGGCATCCGGCTTCAAAAGGAGATAGCTGACACCCCACTTACCTCTCGAAtacaagctgctctgagggagaACTTAACacctgggaggaggcagcctgatTGCAGACAACGGACGTGGGAGGAGGTGGCCAGAGAGCTATTAGGTTATGCCAGGCAGTATGGGGTGCCTGAGGAAGTTCATATGCCTGAGCCTAGAGGCTTGAGGCGGGTGAAAATTAATCGCCCACCTCCGAGTCCAGACCCCCGGAGCCAGATGCTTCGAATCCCCAGGCGACACTCGAGTGGGGGAAGGGAGCATCTGAATATTAGACAGTATTGGTGGTGGGTAGGCCGAAAGAAAGGGATCCCAAAAGAAGTGATTGCCGGGTTGTTCACATGGCAGTTAGAAATGGTTGTGAAGCACTGGCCTGAGCCCACCCTCGATAAGAGGACAGGTGTGCCTCATAGGAACTGA